Proteins from a single region of Natrinema salifodinae:
- a CDS encoding YihY/virulence factor BrkB family protein, giving the protein MDPRRIYSVARDVAAVIDEHNVTFMAGSIAHAAFLSLLPLLLLLFIIAGAVGNDYLTEQLVAMARDHLSPAGQGLVYEALTHASERAGASLIGLVSLLWGMLRIFRGINTAFDELYADDESSFLEQLVDGAIVFTVIFVATVGAGFGATTLAAIDHPLVEVLTPFALFLALAAAFFPMYYVFPEPDVSMREALPGTVIAAAGWVLLEAIFGIYADLVNTVGTFETLGAVILLLIWLYGNALVLLVGAAVNVVIGNHRPEDGPDDADERDSASSVRA; this is encoded by the coding sequence ATGGACCCGCGACGGATCTACTCCGTCGCTCGCGACGTGGCCGCCGTCATCGACGAGCACAACGTGACGTTCATGGCGGGCAGCATCGCCCACGCCGCGTTCCTCTCCCTGCTGCCGCTCCTCCTGCTGTTGTTCATCATCGCCGGCGCGGTCGGCAACGACTACCTGACCGAACAACTCGTCGCGATGGCCCGCGACCACCTCAGTCCCGCCGGCCAGGGCCTGGTGTACGAGGCGCTGACTCACGCCTCCGAGCGGGCCGGCGCGTCGCTGATCGGGCTCGTCTCGCTGCTGTGGGGAATGCTGCGCATCTTCCGCGGGATCAACACCGCGTTCGACGAACTCTACGCGGACGACGAGAGTTCGTTCCTCGAGCAACTGGTCGACGGCGCGATCGTCTTCACCGTTATCTTCGTCGCCACCGTCGGTGCCGGCTTCGGTGCGACGACCCTGGCCGCGATCGACCACCCCCTCGTCGAGGTGCTCACGCCGTTCGCGCTGTTTCTCGCCTTAGCGGCCGCGTTCTTCCCGATGTACTACGTCTTCCCGGAACCGGACGTCTCGATGCGGGAGGCGCTGCCGGGTACCGTCATCGCCGCCGCGGGCTGGGTGCTCCTCGAGGCGATCTTCGGAATCTACGCCGACCTGGTGAATACCGTCGGCACGTTCGAGACCCTCGGGGCGGTCATCCTGTTGCTCATCTGGCTCTACGGCAACGCGCTCGTCCTCCTGGTCGGCGCGGCGGTCAACGTCGTGATCGGCAATCACCGACCCGAGGACGGTCCGGACGACGCCGACGAGCGGGACTCGGCGAGTTCGGTCCGCGCCTGA